Proteins encoded together in one Lathyrus oleraceus cultivar Zhongwan6 chromosome 5, CAAS_Psat_ZW6_1.0, whole genome shotgun sequence window:
- the LOC127080496 gene encoding uncharacterized protein LOC127080496, whose protein sequence is MARPFEKITDINKTKELWKIAVKVHHKWTVISNNKEHIQLIFVDANDTDVHVIVPTTLKATCDSVLLVNNTYTVTNFLPQINDLMFKTSEHPFVIRFIAGTCVSDINKHEIPGKRLNFKPFAENVIGLVEEIGYRHMSAGSKKQQVNLILKHLVNATLNCTLWEAYVVKFMNYVQMNKDGGPTIILLQYAKVKVEGNLLSVSNMYNITDLLINEDVLGIVEF, encoded by the exons ATGGCAAGGCCATTTGAGAAAATAACTGATATTAATAAGACGAAAGAGTTATGGAAAATTGCAGTAAAAGTACACCACAAATGGACTGTAATTTCTAACAACAAAGAGCACATTCAACTTATATTTGTTGATGCAAAC GACACAGATGTTCATGTTATAGTACCGACAACTTTGAAAGCAACGTGTGATTCAGTTTTGTTGGTTAACAACACTTATACTGTGACAAATTTCCTGCCTCAAATTAATGATCTCATGTTCAAAACCTCAGAACATCCTTTTGTTATAAGATTTATAGCTGGAACTTGTGTTTCTGATATAAATAAGCATGAAATACCTGGGAAAAGGTTGAACTTCAAGCCATTTGCTGAGA ATGTTATTGGACTGGTAGAAGAGATTGGGTATAGACATATGAGTGCTGGAAGCAAGAAGCAACAAGTGAACCTAATTCTAAAACACCTTGT GAATGCCACATTGAACTGTACTCTTTGGGAAGCATATGTTGTGAAATTCATGAACTACGTTCAAATGAACAAAGACGGTGGTCCGACAATCATATTGTTACAATATGCGAAAGTTAAAGTCGAAG GCAATCTGCTTTCTGTATCGAACATGTACAACATAACAGATCTGCTCATTAACGAAGACGTCCTGGGTATAGTTGAATTTTGA